A window from Pseudomonas frederiksbergensis encodes these proteins:
- a CDS encoding CopD family copper resistance protein — protein sequence MIYPLILTLHLFAALIFIGTVFFEVLFLESIRKQLPARVMLLVEQGIGRRARSLMPWVLLVLFGAGLGMVWLRYLPALAAPLSSSFGTLLALKIAVAVSVLLHFLGAMFLFKSGRMSPRYLHFIHGSLFGHMVVIVLLAKGMFYLTW from the coding sequence ATGATCTATCCGCTGATTCTGACCTTGCACCTGTTTGCCGCGCTGATCTTCATCGGCACCGTGTTCTTCGAAGTCCTGTTCCTGGAAAGCATCCGCAAACAGCTACCCGCCAGGGTGATGCTGCTGGTGGAGCAGGGCATCGGCCGCCGGGCCCGCTCGCTGATGCCGTGGGTCCTGCTGGTATTGTTCGGCGCCGGGCTGGGCATGGTCTGGTTACGCTACTTGCCAGCCCTGGCCGCACCACTGTCCTCATCGTTCGGCACCTTACTGGCATTGAAAATCGCAGTGGCCGTAAGTGTGTTGCTGCATTTCCTCGGTGCCATGTTCCTGTTCAAAAGCGGCCGAATGAGCCCGCGATACTTGCACTTCATTCACGGCAGCCTGTTCGGTCACATGGTCGTGATCGTGCTGCTGGCCAAGGGCATGTTTTATCTGACGTGGTAA
- the hemN gene encoding oxygen-independent coproporphyrinogen III oxidase yields the protein MNTTFDFNRALVEKYDRPGPRYTSYPTAPQFHQAFAVDDYQHAARDSNQVAAPKPLSVYIHIPFCKSLCYYCACNKIITQKTHRAVEYLTYLKREIAMQAALFDGTRKLTQLHLGGGTPTYLTSEQLADLMDCLHQAFNMDDSDNHEFSIEVDPRTISTEQIQSLRQLGFNRLSFGVQDFDPDVQAAVNRQQSEEQIYALVAAAREARFKSISVDLIYGLPLQTVQSFDITLSKIIALRPDRIAAYSYAHLPEMVRAQRLIRPADMPPPERKLELLELTIRRLTEAGYVYIGMDHFALPDDELALARANGTLQRNFQGYSTHADCDLIGLGVSSIGKVGDSYSQSVKELSQYYARIDQGLLPVHRGYRLSADDLLRREVISDLMCHGRIAFDKYEARHGIRFTEYFAEALTQLGEHVRDGLLQIHLDQLVLLPQGHLMMRSAAMAFDAYLGGEQKGQFSRTV from the coding sequence ATGAACACGACTTTTGATTTCAATCGCGCCCTGGTCGAAAAGTACGACCGCCCGGGGCCGCGTTACACCTCTTACCCCACGGCGCCGCAGTTTCATCAGGCGTTTGCGGTTGATGACTATCAGCATGCCGCCCGCGACAGCAATCAGGTGGCCGCGCCGAAGCCGTTGTCGGTGTACATCCATATCCCGTTCTGCAAAAGCCTTTGTTACTACTGCGCCTGCAACAAAATTATTACCCAGAAAACCCATCGCGCCGTCGAGTACCTGACGTACCTCAAGCGTGAAATCGCGATGCAGGCGGCCTTGTTCGACGGCACCCGCAAACTCACCCAGTTGCACTTGGGGGGCGGCACGCCGACCTATTTGACCAGCGAGCAGCTGGCCGACCTGATGGACTGCCTGCACCAGGCGTTCAACATGGATGATAGCGATAACCATGAGTTCTCCATCGAGGTCGACCCACGCACCATCAGCACCGAGCAGATTCAGTCACTGCGCCAGTTGGGCTTCAATCGCCTGAGCTTCGGTGTGCAGGATTTCGACCCCGACGTGCAGGCAGCGGTCAATCGCCAGCAAAGTGAAGAGCAGATTTATGCGCTGGTGGCGGCGGCGCGCGAGGCGCGCTTCAAGTCGATCAGCGTCGACCTTATCTACGGTCTTCCCCTGCAAACCGTGCAGAGTTTCGACATCACCCTCAGCAAGATCATCGCGCTGCGCCCAGACCGGATTGCCGCCTACAGCTACGCGCATCTGCCGGAAATGGTCCGCGCGCAACGGCTGATTCGCCCCGCCGACATGCCGCCACCGGAGCGCAAGCTGGAACTGCTGGAGCTGACCATCCGCCGTCTGACCGAGGCCGGTTACGTCTATATCGGCATGGATCATTTCGCCTTGCCGGATGACGAGCTGGCGCTGGCCCGGGCCAATGGCACCCTGCAGCGTAATTTCCAGGGCTATTCCACCCATGCCGACTGCGATTTGATCGGCCTTGGGGTGTCGTCGATCGGCAAGGTCGGCGACAGCTACAGCCAAAGCGTCAAGGAGCTTTCGCAGTACTACGCGCGTATCGATCAAGGGCTGTTGCCGGTGCATCGCGGTTACCGCCTGAGCGCCGACGACCTGCTGCGCCGCGAGGTGATCAGCGACCTGATGTGCCATGGCCGTATCGCGTTCGACAAGTACGAGGCGCGGCATGGCATTCGCTTCACCGAGTATTTTGCCGAGGCGCTGACGCAGCTGGGCGAGCATGTGCGCGATGGATTGCTGCAGATTCACCTCGACCAACTGGTGCTGCTGCCACAAGGGCATTTGATGATGCGCAGTGCCGCGATGGCGTTCGATGCCTATCTCGGTGGTGAGCAAAAAGGCCAGTTTTCACGCACGGTCTAA
- a CDS encoding coproporphyrinogen III oxidase yields the protein MLDLFHNPGELIARCDQGVLDPNCHADTQKFHDGIGSLDLLRALRVSRQKCRPLSLNVQLPSSLKPSSCSPRIINGEHNGIEQYLQHLEREIDLVGCHLGAQQRVEQFHLSGGTPTPAHLERLMSHLRGRFNFLEHEGGDYSVEVDLHHTDWATMGLLRNQGFTHVSIGVPDIDADCDRSVACYQNPAPIQSLMDAARTFGFRSINVDLGFGHAWQTPDSFALKLASIIELEPDRLMVFDYARPPRRYRPVLGDKVRALCSQDDKGAMRQICFDQLLGAGYHYIGLGQFVRPDDDLAIAQERGRLRRTCEGFSRHGYCDHVGFGLGAISQIDDLYTQNTDEIERYQQQLDMKQLPTCRGWRFEAGDQIRQMVMERLACDQELDIRAIERRYGLVFSKYFSAAWPLLEQLSRDGLIELSDRFISILPAGRPEVDAICNLFEKDLGGAKH from the coding sequence ATGCTCGATTTATTTCACAACCCAGGCGAGTTGATCGCTCGGTGCGATCAAGGCGTGCTTGACCCTAACTGTCATGCCGATACGCAAAAATTTCATGACGGTATTGGCTCCCTTGATCTGCTTCGTGCGCTGCGCGTCAGCCGTCAGAAATGCCGTCCACTGTCCCTGAATGTGCAGTTGCCTTCCAGCCTCAAGCCGTCTTCCTGTTCCCCGCGCATTATCAACGGTGAGCACAACGGTATCGAGCAGTACCTCCAGCATCTGGAGCGGGAAATCGACCTCGTCGGTTGTCACCTCGGTGCGCAACAACGGGTCGAGCAGTTTCATCTGAGTGGAGGAACCCCAACGCCTGCCCACCTGGAACGGCTGATGAGTCATCTGCGTGGCCGGTTCAACTTTCTCGAACATGAAGGCGGCGACTACAGCGTCGAGGTCGACCTCCACCACACCGACTGGGCGACCATGGGGTTGCTGCGCAACCAGGGATTCACTCATGTGAGCATCGGCGTTCCGGATATCGACGCCGACTGTGACAGGTCGGTGGCCTGCTACCAGAACCCGGCGCCGATCCAGTCGCTCATGGATGCCGCGCGTACCTTTGGCTTTCGATCCATTAATGTCGACCTGGGTTTCGGTCATGCCTGGCAGACCCCAGACAGTTTTGCGCTGAAGCTGGCGAGCATTATCGAGCTGGAACCGGACCGGCTGATGGTGTTTGATTATGCCCGGCCCCCGCGGCGCTATCGGCCGGTGCTCGGCGACAAGGTCAGAGCACTGTGCAGCCAGGACGATAAGGGTGCGATGCGCCAGATCTGCTTCGATCAACTGCTTGGCGCGGGTTATCACTACATCGGTCTGGGGCAGTTTGTCCGGCCTGATGATGATTTGGCGATCGCCCAGGAGCGCGGCCGGTTGCGCCGTACCTGTGAAGGGTTCTCCCGTCACGGCTATTGCGATCATGTTGGATTCGGTTTGGGTGCCATCAGCCAGATCGACGATCTGTACACGCAAAATACCGACGAGATTGAACGCTATCAGCAGCAACTGGACATGAAGCAATTGCCGACGTGTCGAGGCTGGCGCTTCGAGGCGGGGGATCAGATCAGGCAAATGGTCATGGAGCGTCTGGCCTGTGATCAGGAGCTGGATATCCGCGCTATCGAGCGGCGCTACGGGCTGGTTTTTTCCAAATACTTCTCCGCCGCCTGGCCATTGCTGGAGCAATTGAGTCGGGACGGGTTGATCGAGTTATCAGACCGTTTCATCAGCATCCTTCCTGCCGGTCGGCCGGAAGTGGATGCCATCTGCAACCTGTTTGAAAAGGATTTGGGCGGTGCGAAGCATTAA